One region of Streptomyces sp. NBC_00442 genomic DNA includes:
- a CDS encoding bifunctional metallophosphatase/5'-nucleotidase yields the protein MPLNRRTFLGTTAAAGAGVAVAGGTALPAEADTRNQDRDHGHGRPPKRYAFSVMGTTDLHGHVFNWDYFTDAEYDDAAHNDVGLAKISTLVDQVREEKGRHNTLLIDAGDIIQGTQLSYYYARVEPITGSGGKRGPKHPMALAMNHMRYDAAALGNHEFNYGIPTLRAFQDQLDFPLLGANALDAKTLKPAFPPYTVRRLKVPHGPDVKVGILGLTNPGIAIWDKANVQGKMTFPGLVEQAKIFVPKLRALGCDVVICTDHSGLDGATSYGDALPYPENASSLVAEQVPGIDAILVGHTHKEVASRTVVNKETGTSVVLSEPYMWGMRLSVFDFELEFSRGRWHVASVTADVRNANAVAEDPVVRRLVKAEHDKVVAYVNQVVGTNAAEMRSTQAPFKDVPIIDLINHIQAETVRTALASSEYATLPVLSQAACFSRSAVIPAGKVTIKDVAGLYVYENTLEARLLTGAQVKAYIEFSANYYVQTTGAVDPAKITNANSTPDYNYDVVSGVSYEVDIAKPAGSRVSKVMFEGKPVDDAAQFVLAVNNYRANGGGNFPGVATAKQLWANSDEIRNTMIAWVKAKGVIDQAEFASVDWKLTQNGVAVF from the coding sequence ATGCCGCTGAACCGCAGGACGTTCCTGGGCACTACGGCCGCCGCCGGGGCCGGGGTGGCCGTGGCCGGGGGTACGGCGCTGCCCGCCGAGGCCGACACCCGGAACCAGGATCGGGATCACGGGCACGGCCGTCCGCCGAAGCGGTACGCGTTCTCGGTGATGGGCACGACGGATCTGCACGGTCATGTCTTCAACTGGGACTACTTCACGGACGCGGAGTACGACGACGCGGCGCACAACGACGTGGGGCTGGCGAAGATCTCGACGCTGGTGGACCAGGTCCGCGAGGAGAAGGGCCGTCACAACACGCTGTTGATCGACGCGGGTGACATCATCCAGGGCACCCAACTGTCGTACTACTACGCGCGGGTGGAGCCGATCACGGGTTCGGGCGGCAAGCGGGGTCCGAAGCATCCGATGGCGCTGGCCATGAACCACATGCGCTACGACGCGGCGGCGCTGGGCAACCACGAGTTCAATTACGGGATTCCGACGCTGCGCGCGTTCCAGGACCAGTTGGACTTCCCGCTGCTCGGCGCGAACGCGCTGGATGCGAAGACGTTGAAGCCGGCGTTCCCTCCGTACACGGTGCGGCGGCTGAAGGTGCCGCACGGGCCGGATGTGAAGGTGGGCATCCTCGGGCTCACCAACCCGGGGATCGCGATCTGGGACAAGGCCAATGTGCAGGGGAAGATGACGTTCCCCGGCCTGGTGGAGCAGGCGAAGATCTTTGTGCCCAAGCTCCGGGCTCTGGGGTGTGACGTGGTGATCTGTACGGATCACTCGGGTCTCGACGGTGCCACGTCGTACGGGGACGCGCTGCCGTATCCGGAGAACGCCTCGTCGCTGGTGGCGGAGCAGGTGCCGGGGATCGACGCGATTCTGGTGGGCCACACGCACAAGGAGGTGGCGTCGCGGACGGTGGTCAACAAGGAGACCGGCACGTCCGTGGTGCTGTCCGAGCCGTACATGTGGGGCATGCGGCTGAGTGTCTTCGACTTCGAGCTGGAGTTCTCGCGGGGCCGCTGGCACGTCGCGTCGGTGACGGCGGATGTGCGCAACGCCAACGCGGTGGCCGAGGATCCGGTGGTGAGGCGTCTGGTGAAGGCGGAGCACGACAAGGTCGTGGCGTATGTGAACCAGGTGGTGGGCACGAATGCGGCGGAGATGCGGTCGACGCAGGCCCCGTTCAAGGATGTGCCGATCATCGATCTGATCAACCACATCCAGGCGGAGACGGTGAGGACGGCGCTGGCGTCGTCGGAGTACGCCACGCTGCCGGTGCTGTCGCAGGCGGCGTGTTTCTCGCGTTCCGCGGTGATTCCCGCGGGCAAGGTGACGATCAAGGACGTCGCCGGTCTGTACGTGTACGAGAACACCCTGGAGGCACGGCTTCTGACGGGTGCTCAGGTGAAGGCGTACATCGAGTTCTCGGCGAACTACTACGTGCAGACGACGGGCGCGGTGGACCCGGCGAAGATCACCAACGCGAACAGCACGCCGGACTACAACTACGACGTGGTGAGCGGTGTGTCGTACGAGGTCGACATCGCGAAGCCGGCGGGGTCGCGGGTGTCGAAGGTGATGTTCGAGGGGAAGCCGGTCGACGACGCGGCGCAGTTCGTGCTGGCGGTGAACAATTACCGGGCCAATGGTGGCGGTAACTTCCCGGGGGTGGCCACCGCCAAGCAGCTGTGGGCGAACTCCGACGAGATCCGGAACACGATGATCGCGTGGGTGAAGGCGAAGGGTGTCATCGATCAGGCGGAGTTCGCTTCGGTGGACTGGAAGCTGACGCAGAACGGTGTCGCGGTGTTCTGA